A portion of the Streptomyces rishiriensis genome contains these proteins:
- a CDS encoding nuclear transport factor 2 family protein: MTASPLPPVVATALAAANAHDTDAWLATFSPNGAVNDWGRGFTGHEAIRAWSDAEFIGVDVTLHVTQAHTTGDITTVLAQVGGNGFNGPSHFTFTVQGDQIILMRITA, translated from the coding sequence ATGACCGCCTCCCCGCTGCCCCCCGTCGTCGCGACCGCCCTTGCCGCCGCGAACGCTCACGACACCGACGCATGGCTGGCCACCTTCAGCCCCAACGGCGCAGTCAACGACTGGGGCCGCGGCTTCACCGGCCATGAGGCCATCCGCGCATGGAGTGACGCCGAATTCATCGGCGTCGACGTCACGCTGCACGTCACCCAAGCCCACACCACCGGCGACATCACCACGGTGCTCGCCCAGGTCGGCGGCAACGGCTTCAACGGCCCCTCACACTTCACCTTCACCGTGCAAGGCGACCAGATCATCCTCATGCGGATCACCGCCTGA
- a CDS encoding helix-turn-helix transcriptional regulator, producing MPRPTGRVLRLLELLQSGGTRTVAELADRLGVEGRTVRRYVAQLIELDVPVESVRGRYGGYRLAPGYRLPPLMLSDDEALAVLLGLVAGRRAELTTTERTANETASAKIRRVLPKHIARRLDTLLEALAFTDQPGELDHPDAGLLLTIADAVRHRRPVSIRYTDRDGRRSERTLHAYGIVAHAGRWYVTGKDAQAGEDRTFRLDRIATARALPGSFEAPAGPGPAQRVLSGFATAEYRHEVTLRIHGTVEQIRAHLPASIASLEEHEPAAGQDPAAEPWLRVELRAERLDWLPPVLASLDRPFVIEGPDELRDLVIALADRLTSSARQA from the coding sequence ATGCCCCGACCCACTGGCCGCGTGCTGAGACTCCTGGAGCTGCTGCAGTCGGGCGGCACCCGGACTGTGGCCGAGCTCGCCGACCGTCTCGGCGTCGAAGGGCGCACTGTGCGGCGGTATGTGGCCCAGCTGATCGAGCTGGATGTGCCCGTGGAGTCGGTGCGCGGCCGTTACGGCGGGTACCGGCTGGCTCCCGGGTACCGCTTGCCTCCACTCATGCTCAGCGACGACGAGGCGCTGGCCGTGCTGCTCGGCCTGGTCGCCGGCCGCCGGGCAGAGCTGACGACGACGGAGCGCACGGCAAACGAGACGGCATCAGCGAAGATCCGGCGGGTGCTGCCCAAGCACATCGCCCGCCGGCTCGACACACTCCTGGAAGCTCTCGCCTTCACGGATCAGCCCGGCGAGTTGGACCACCCGGACGCCGGGCTCCTGCTCACCATCGCCGATGCAGTGCGCCACCGCCGACCGGTCTCGATCCGCTACACCGACCGCGACGGACGGCGCAGCGAACGCACACTGCACGCGTACGGGATCGTCGCCCATGCGGGCCGGTGGTACGTGACGGGCAAGGACGCCCAGGCCGGCGAGGACCGAACCTTCCGGCTCGATCGCATCGCAACCGCGAGAGCCCTGCCCGGCTCATTCGAAGCGCCCGCGGGTCCCGGTCCGGCACAGCGCGTGTTGTCAGGATTCGCCACGGCCGAGTACCGACATGAGGTGACCTTGCGGATCCACGGGACAGTTGAGCAGATCCGCGCGCACCTCCCCGCCAGCATCGCGAGCCTGGAGGAGCACGAGCCTGCGGCCGGCCAGGACCCGGCGGCCGAGCCCTGGCTGCGCGTCGAGCTACGGGCGGAGCGGCTCGACTGGTTGCCTCCAGTACTCGCCTCACTCGACCGGCCGTTCGTCATTGAGGGCCCAGATGAACTGCGCGACCTCGTCATCGCGCTCGCCGATCGCCTCACGTCCTCTGCCCGCCAAGCTTGA
- a CDS encoding DNA primase family protein: MTSPGIEPLFEFDPEAVAAQIRAQNPATPLPAQATAERPGGEATANGLLPDTLTDRGNAKLFVKLYANDYRHVPNIGWYRWDTTRWQIDEDETVLWAAGDLAETIAGHDPRGLFTTTALHKHRTRAMSTSGMNAMLAQARSAPGMVLKADRLDADPYALCTPQGVVDLRTGLLRAPDPNKDFHSRSTTVGPQQTPIPRWLRFLTDTFGDDAEGLQMIDYLQLLLGYSITGDVGAQVLPFLWGTGKNGKSVLLDVMMKLLGDYADAAPPGFLMAKPFEGHPTDLAELHGRRVYVCSEIKPGDKFDEARVKHLTGGDRIKARRMRQDPFSFEPTHKLWLLGNHRPEVGTGGFAFWRRMRLIPFERVVPDDRKIDNLADLLVMEEGPGILGWLIDGARRYLAGDRDLTGPERVRIATTAYAETEDHTGRFYEECCRLGPDLRVEQTTLYAAYTTWCNNEGALVMSSRAFASRTRELVGLASPKGMILSNQRKYYPGIGLLTDEEREASA, translated from the coding sequence GTGACCTCCCCCGGCATCGAGCCACTCTTCGAGTTCGACCCCGAAGCCGTCGCCGCCCAGATCCGCGCGCAGAACCCCGCCACGCCGCTGCCCGCCCAAGCAACCGCCGAGCGGCCAGGCGGCGAAGCGACCGCCAACGGCCTTCTCCCGGACACGCTGACCGACCGCGGCAACGCGAAACTGTTCGTCAAGCTCTACGCCAACGACTACCGGCACGTCCCCAACATCGGCTGGTACCGCTGGGACACCACCCGCTGGCAGATCGACGAAGACGAAACCGTCCTATGGGCCGCCGGCGACCTCGCCGAGACGATCGCCGGCCACGACCCCCGCGGCCTGTTCACCACCACCGCCCTGCACAAGCACCGCACCCGCGCCATGTCGACCTCAGGCATGAACGCCATGCTCGCCCAGGCCCGCTCAGCGCCCGGCATGGTACTCAAAGCCGACCGCCTCGACGCCGACCCCTACGCTCTGTGCACGCCGCAGGGCGTCGTCGACCTGCGCACTGGGCTGCTCAGAGCCCCCGACCCGAACAAGGACTTCCACTCCCGCTCCACCACCGTCGGCCCGCAGCAGACACCCATCCCGCGCTGGCTGCGCTTCCTGACCGACACCTTCGGCGACGACGCCGAAGGCCTGCAAATGATCGACTATTTGCAGCTGCTGCTCGGATACTCGATCACCGGCGACGTCGGAGCCCAGGTCCTCCCCTTCCTCTGGGGCACGGGAAAGAACGGCAAGTCCGTCCTCCTGGACGTCATGATGAAGCTGCTCGGCGACTACGCGGACGCGGCCCCTCCCGGCTTCCTGATGGCCAAGCCGTTCGAAGGCCACCCCACAGACCTCGCCGAACTCCACGGCCGGCGCGTCTATGTCTGCTCGGAGATCAAACCCGGCGACAAGTTCGACGAAGCCCGGGTCAAACACCTCACAGGCGGCGACCGGATCAAAGCCCGCCGCATGCGACAGGACCCCTTCAGCTTCGAACCCACCCACAAACTCTGGCTGCTGGGCAACCACCGCCCCGAAGTCGGCACCGGCGGCTTCGCCTTCTGGCGGCGCATGCGTCTGATCCCCTTCGAACGCGTCGTCCCCGACGACCGCAAGATTGACAACCTGGCCGACCTCCTCGTCATGGAGGAAGGCCCCGGTATCCTCGGCTGGCTCATCGACGGCGCCCGCCGCTACCTCGCCGGCGACCGCGACCTCACCGGACCCGAACGCGTCCGGATCGCCACGACCGCCTACGCCGAAACCGAGGACCACACCGGCCGCTTCTACGAGGAATGCTGCCGGCTCGGCCCCGACCTACGAGTCGAGCAGACGACGCTCTACGCCGCCTACACCACCTGGTGCAACAATGAGGGCGCACTGGTCATGTCCTCGCGTGCCTTCGCCTCCCGCACCAGAGAACTGGTCGGGCTGGCCTCACCCAAGGGCATGATTTTGTCCAACCAGCGCAAGTACTACCCGGGCATCGGACTGCTCACCGACGAGGAGAGGGAAGCCAGCGCATGA
- a CDS encoding DUF6009 family protein, translating into MSSLIDADEISHEVDLVWLEDVGQLDYVRQSLDRLPTRKGKPAYHRDGRMVGYAILGPNAKASRASGTFRRRVFWVLPHDRDTEPDGLYAKSAPAEAVDPRTLEPRVKGYKTERSEGGPPSLAMQELGIQLPL; encoded by the coding sequence ATGAGTTCCCTGATCGATGCGGACGAGATCAGCCACGAAGTCGACCTCGTATGGCTGGAAGACGTCGGCCAGCTCGACTACGTGCGCCAGAGCCTGGACCGACTACCCACCCGCAAGGGCAAGCCCGCCTACCACCGTGACGGCCGCATGGTCGGTTACGCCATCCTCGGTCCCAACGCCAAGGCATCCCGAGCCTCGGGCACATTCCGCCGCCGAGTCTTCTGGGTCCTGCCCCACGACCGCGACACCGAGCCCGATGGCCTCTACGCAAAAAGCGCCCCGGCCGAAGCTGTCGACCCGCGCACCCTCGAACCCCGCGTCAAGGGCTACAAAACCGAACGCTCCGAAGGCGGCCCGCCTTCTCTCGCCATGCAGGAACTCGGCATACAGCTGCCGTTGTAA
- a CDS encoding tetratricopeptide repeat protein has protein sequence MDATDLEYRSGTRSGCIPPELVSRLLERGHVDVVELYAGRGEWFCALAWVRLLGEQGRQADALDVLAPYLKTGWWTAVAAAAELLEGWGRVDEAIEITRVRMEVGHPMALESYTRLLARHGRAEEAFTLLRAHIGELPLGTLVDVAGAAGCDEEAAALVAARTEHRCTDFPWCCRGLDRDTAFGYLATILERQGRPGEAIALLRANSTSLLNNREQLAAVLGRHGRLDELRAMAATDDSGRAVQHLARLLEEADDVEGAIAAYRQADQAVAGDPNSAFELAQLLARHGRGSEAIDVMRVQADARNGDDWILHTLSELCLGQGRPEEGLAHLDALTAARGGEEEWNLYRIRLPLIAARDGVDEAVAQARSHLKGATWYAASYIAELLAGAGRTEEAVAVLEQHSSSNRHDLAGYLIDLGRVEDALAILLPPAPSPPKLPDGPWHDDPPF, from the coding sequence GTGGACGCTACTGATCTTGAATACCGTTCCGGGACGCGGTCCGGGTGCATTCCGCCGGAGCTGGTCTCGCGGCTGCTCGAACGCGGTCACGTCGACGTGGTGGAGCTGTACGCCGGACGCGGGGAGTGGTTCTGTGCGTTGGCGTGGGTGCGGTTGCTGGGGGAGCAGGGTCGGCAGGCCGACGCGTTGGACGTGCTCGCCCCGTATCTGAAGACCGGCTGGTGGACGGCCGTCGCAGCCGCGGCCGAGCTGCTGGAGGGATGGGGGCGCGTCGATGAGGCGATCGAGATCACCCGGGTCCGCATGGAGGTTGGACACCCGATGGCGCTGGAGTCCTACACGCGCCTGCTGGCGCGGCACGGCCGCGCCGAGGAGGCGTTCACTCTGCTGCGCGCGCACATCGGCGAACTGCCCCTCGGCACACTGGTCGACGTCGCGGGCGCCGCCGGATGTGACGAGGAAGCCGCCGCGCTGGTCGCTGCCCGGACCGAACACCGGTGTACCGACTTCCCGTGGTGCTGCCGAGGCCTCGATCGCGACACGGCATTCGGGTACCTGGCCACGATCCTCGAGCGCCAGGGCCGTCCCGGCGAGGCGATCGCCCTGCTGCGCGCCAACAGCACCAGCCTGCTCAACAACCGTGAGCAACTGGCCGCGGTCCTGGGACGGCACGGTCGGCTCGACGAGCTCCGGGCAATGGCGGCAACTGACGACTCAGGGCGCGCAGTACAGCACCTCGCGCGGTTGCTGGAGGAGGCCGACGACGTGGAAGGGGCGATCGCGGCATACCGGCAGGCCGACCAAGCCGTGGCCGGCGACCCCAACTCGGCGTTCGAACTCGCGCAGCTCCTGGCCCGGCACGGCCGGGGGAGCGAAGCGATCGACGTGATGCGGGTCCAGGCCGACGCACGCAACGGGGACGACTGGATCCTCCATACGCTGTCCGAACTGTGCCTCGGCCAGGGCCGCCCCGAGGAAGGCCTGGCACACCTCGACGCCCTGACCGCCGCCCGCGGGGGCGAGGAGGAGTGGAACCTGTACCGGATACGGCTGCCGCTGATCGCCGCCCGCGACGGCGTCGACGAAGCGGTCGCACAGGCGCGCTCCCACCTCAAGGGTGCCACCTGGTACGCGGCGTCGTACATCGCCGAGCTCCTCGCCGGCGCCGGACGTACCGAGGAGGCCGTCGCCGTCCTCGAACAGCACTCCTCCTCGAATCGCCATGACCTGGCCGGCTATCTCATCGACCTCGGTCGCGTCGAGGACGCATTGGCCATCCTCCTGCCGCCTGCCCCCAGCCCGCCCAAGCTGCCGGACGGCCCCTGGCACGACGATCCCCCGTTCTGA
- a CDS encoding HNH endonuclease family protein: MAAALSALAVLLSPAAHAVSPNPASLRAPGDTITLPVREALAALTVQDEDPTGYERTKFKHWIDADRDGCSTRNEVLLEEAVTAPEQGANCTLSGGTWYSRYDDTASTQARALDIDHLVPLAESWDSGASAWTPAERQAYANDLDDPRALIAVSATSNRSKADQDPATWQPPAQGYRCTYATDWTAVKTRWELTVDPAEQAVLTEVLDGCPDTVIEVVRAR, encoded by the coding sequence ATGGCCGCCGCGCTGTCTGCGCTCGCCGTCCTGCTCTCCCCCGCCGCCCACGCTGTCTCTCCCAATCCGGCATCGCTTCGGGCCCCGGGTGACACCATCACGCTTCCCGTCCGCGAGGCCCTGGCCGCGCTCACCGTGCAGGACGAGGACCCCACCGGCTACGAACGCACGAAGTTCAAGCACTGGATCGACGCCGACCGCGACGGCTGCAGCACCCGCAACGAGGTCCTCCTGGAGGAAGCCGTCACCGCGCCAGAACAGGGGGCCAACTGCACACTGAGCGGCGGCACCTGGTACTCGCGCTACGACGACACCGCCTCCACCCAGGCCCGCGCCCTCGACATCGACCACCTCGTCCCCCTCGCCGAATCCTGGGACTCCGGCGCCTCCGCATGGACGCCGGCCGAACGGCAGGCCTACGCCAACGACCTCGACGACCCCCGCGCCCTCATCGCCGTCTCCGCCACCAGCAACCGGTCCAAGGCCGACCAGGACCCGGCCACCTGGCAGCCACCCGCCCAGGGCTACCGCTGCACGTACGCCACCGACTGGACCGCCGTGAAAACCCGTTGGGAGCTTACCGTGGACCCTGCCGAACAGGCCGTGCTTACTGAAGTCCTCGACGGCTGCCCGGACACGGTCATCGAGGTCGTCCGAGCCCGCTGA
- a CDS encoding TetR/AcrR family transcriptional regulator encodes MPEGALLAEQIIDAAEQALRRFGPRKATVMDTARILGVSHGSIYRHFPDRDALREAVIERWLARLRDTLPAGQGPHPAAWLDALYAAHQDAARTDPELHAAYAHLSAYSLVVSRHHQALAATLAGLLDTRPAPAWAHDHLHAATTGLTALTAFLDPRLAPAAGSPAESFTAARDLVTAGLTAN; translated from the coding sequence GTGCCCGAAGGCGCACTGCTGGCCGAGCAGATCATCGACGCCGCCGAACAGGCGCTGCGCCGCTTCGGCCCCCGCAAAGCCACCGTCATGGACACCGCCCGCATCCTGGGTGTCTCCCACGGCAGCATCTACCGGCACTTCCCCGACCGCGACGCACTGCGCGAAGCGGTCATCGAGCGCTGGCTCGCCCGGCTGCGTGACACCCTCCCGGCCGGCCAGGGCCCCCATCCGGCCGCCTGGCTGGATGCCCTGTACGCCGCCCACCAAGATGCCGCGCGCACCGATCCGGAACTGCACGCCGCCTACGCCCACCTGTCCGCGTACAGCCTGGTGGTGTCCCGCCACCACCAGGCCCTGGCCGCCACGTTGGCCGGGCTGCTGGACACCCGGCCGGCGCCGGCCTGGGCGCACGACCACCTGCATGCCGCGACGACCGGGCTCACCGCGCTCACCGCGTTCCTCGACCCCCGCCTCGCACCCGCAGCCGGCTCACCGGCTGAGTCCTTCACCGCCGCGCGCGACCTTGTCACCGCCGGCCTGACCGCCAACTGA
- a CDS encoding FUSC family protein: MPALASSLLPLKPNTARVRVGVRAAVCAALPVALGAATGHTVTGLIASTGSLAALYSADAAPRREAFTVGSAAAVLVLSLACGTLAAHHPWPAVAVTALWTALVSYACTALAARPPGMMMFVLVCALGTVLPGNVLLLAAATAATGAAATLLSVLDQAWRTRRGQPEPVHNNRAARARTAARLAVAFNPAGSPFVLMALRSAGAVATAGAVSILLGLERPYWAMATAAAVLSRGNQTSTAANRALQRLLGTLAGCLLAALLLMAHPRAWAAALVLAALTFATELFVSRNYALAMVFVTPMALLLVDAAGPAQPVGALLTSRAVETFLGCAAALAASYAVTWQWARRHQNQALVLVLHTSADILAADETAGSQRRLGRLAAAVHRLQLVSERTRAERAAVSAATAPLQKETLQALDRAARLLQHSAPEPDPHTARALRATARQLETQPLVRGAA, from the coding sequence GTGCCTGCCCTGGCCAGCAGCCTGCTGCCCCTTAAGCCCAACACGGCCCGCGTCCGGGTCGGTGTCCGCGCCGCCGTATGCGCGGCACTGCCGGTGGCGCTCGGCGCGGCCACCGGTCACACCGTCACCGGCCTGATCGCCAGCACAGGGTCCCTGGCCGCGCTCTACAGCGCAGACGCCGCCCCGCGCCGCGAAGCCTTCACCGTAGGCTCCGCTGCCGCCGTGCTGGTCCTCTCCCTTGCCTGCGGAACACTTGCGGCCCACCACCCGTGGCCGGCCGTCGCCGTAACAGCGCTATGGACCGCCCTGGTCAGTTACGCCTGTACCGCACTCGCCGCACGCCCACCGGGCATGATGATGTTCGTCCTGGTGTGCGCCCTGGGGACGGTCCTGCCCGGCAACGTTCTCCTGCTCGCCGCGGCCACCGCCGCCACCGGCGCCGCAGCCACCCTGCTGTCCGTCCTAGACCAGGCATGGCGCACCCGCCGCGGGCAACCTGAACCAGTGCACAACAACCGAGCGGCCAGGGCGCGAACGGCAGCCCGCCTCGCCGTGGCCTTCAACCCCGCCGGATCGCCCTTCGTTCTCATGGCGCTGCGCAGTGCCGGCGCTGTCGCCACAGCCGGCGCCGTCTCCATCCTCTTGGGCCTTGAACGGCCCTACTGGGCCATGGCCACCGCTGCCGCGGTCCTCAGCCGCGGCAACCAGACCTCCACCGCGGCGAACAGAGCCCTGCAACGGCTCCTGGGTACGCTGGCCGGCTGCCTGCTCGCCGCACTCCTGCTGATGGCGCACCCCCGCGCCTGGGCCGCCGCGCTGGTCCTGGCCGCCCTTACCTTCGCCACCGAACTCTTCGTTTCCCGCAACTACGCCTTGGCCATGGTTTTCGTCACGCCGATGGCGCTGCTGCTGGTCGACGCAGCCGGACCGGCCCAGCCGGTGGGAGCGCTGCTCACCTCCCGGGCCGTGGAGACCTTCTTGGGCTGTGCCGCGGCCCTGGCCGCCTCCTACGCCGTCACCTGGCAGTGGGCCCGCCGTCACCAGAACCAGGCGCTCGTACTCGTCCTGCACACCAGCGCCGACATCCTCGCGGCCGACGAAACGGCCGGCAGCCAGCGGCGGCTGGGTCGGCTGGCCGCCGCCGTACACCGGCTGCAACTGGTCAGCGAGCGCACCCGGGCCGAACGGGCGGCCGTCTCCGCCGCCACCGCACCCTTGCAGAAGGAAACCCTCCAGGCACTGGACCGTGCCGCACGACTTTTGCAGCACAGCGCCCCCGAGCCCGACCCCCACACTGCCCGGGCGCTGCGCGCCACGGCCCGCCAACTCGAGACACAGCCCCTGGTCAGAGGTGCTGCATGA
- a CDS encoding sigma-70 family RNA polymerase sigma factor, which produces MTTPFEPPVPPASPSPVRPGRKLGPIAENVGSAHRAWLEPMRETYLRSGLTLSELSLRVLLAKSKISELLRGTGLYPRWEIVLSLSTELEMPGWPLYRLWRQAAFEAHKSREWVERSSQKAALTTSHTAPPLDHRAFRELVENDYGLYAQVFLDDDQRDTAVSDTFDILWLCWNDALASPDTRSFAWHILRATVMTRTLHLDGRPELGGAAFDTVALQSLTTEADRLDQIAESLQLFKAMSRLPDHQLDVMVLRRLCGITPERASALLGVPLATVRSDERHAVHFLQSVICPPPETEGNAE; this is translated from the coding sequence GTGACGACGCCCTTCGAACCGCCGGTACCGCCGGCCAGTCCGTCCCCCGTGCGCCCCGGGCGCAAGCTGGGGCCGATCGCGGAGAACGTGGGCAGCGCCCACCGCGCCTGGCTGGAGCCTATGCGGGAGACGTATCTGCGCAGCGGTCTGACACTGAGCGAGCTCAGCCTGCGGGTTCTGCTCGCCAAGTCGAAGATCTCCGAGCTGCTGCGCGGAACCGGCCTGTATCCGCGCTGGGAAATCGTCCTCAGCCTGTCCACGGAACTTGAGATGCCCGGCTGGCCCCTGTACCGGCTGTGGAGGCAGGCCGCGTTCGAGGCCCACAAGAGCCGGGAGTGGGTGGAACGCTCCAGTCAGAAGGCCGCGCTGACCACCTCTCACACGGCCCCGCCGCTGGACCACCGCGCGTTCCGCGAGCTGGTGGAGAACGACTACGGCCTCTACGCCCAGGTCTTCCTCGACGACGACCAGCGCGACACCGCCGTGTCCGACACCTTCGACATCCTCTGGCTGTGCTGGAACGACGCACTCGCCAGCCCCGACACCCGCAGCTTCGCCTGGCACATCCTGCGCGCCACCGTCATGACCCGGACCCTGCACCTGGACGGCCGGCCCGAACTGGGCGGCGCCGCCTTCGACACCGTCGCCCTCCAGTCCCTGACCACCGAGGCCGACCGCCTCGACCAGATCGCCGAAAGCCTCCAGCTGTTCAAGGCGATGAGCCGGCTGCCCGACCACCAGCTCGACGTCATGGTGCTGCGCCGCCTGTGCGGGATCACTCCCGAGCGCGCCTCCGCACTCCTCGGCGTCCCGCTGGCCACCGTGCGCTCCGACGAGCGCCACGCCGTCCACTTCCTGCAGAGCGTCATCTGCCCGCCGCCCGAGACCGAAGGGAACGCCGAATGA
- a CDS encoding DUF6417 family protein, producing MLVSAVRPLSMTVRGGEVQGDRTLETLKAVWAWEEKAEHGWVLDAAAPSFQRRARALAGEGLVETAGRETRAELSAWEGRPVRWAVRLSATGHDLLAYAGVRPAPTRLGPGPGERLVELAPSQMAALRVFVGLAGQLKSPPAPGLAEQVRTAVYDRGVRRWQLHLTQVQMESAAYGFWLHRLTGSAAEANRFSREYKVVFAPGPKSSGSAAIS from the coding sequence ATGCTCGTGTCTGCCGTAAGGCCGCTGTCGATGACGGTACGGGGTGGCGAGGTGCAGGGAGACAGAACGCTCGAGACGCTCAAGGCGGTGTGGGCGTGGGAAGAGAAGGCCGAACACGGCTGGGTACTGGATGCTGCGGCGCCGTCGTTTCAGCGGCGTGCGCGTGCATTGGCGGGGGAGGGGCTGGTGGAGACAGCCGGCCGGGAGACGCGTGCGGAGCTGTCGGCGTGGGAAGGCCGTCCGGTGCGCTGGGCGGTCCGCTTGTCGGCGACCGGTCACGACTTGCTCGCCTACGCCGGGGTCCGGCCGGCTCCGACGCGCCTGGGGCCGGGACCGGGGGAGCGGCTGGTGGAGCTGGCGCCCTCGCAGATGGCAGCGCTGCGGGTGTTCGTCGGACTGGCAGGCCAGCTGAAGTCACCACCTGCGCCGGGGCTTGCCGAACAAGTGCGTACAGCCGTGTACGACCGGGGCGTGAGGCGGTGGCAGCTCCATCTGACGCAGGTGCAGATGGAGTCGGCGGCGTACGGATTTTGGCTGCACCGGCTGACCGGTTCCGCAGCGGAGGCCAACCGCTTCAGCCGTGAATACAAAGTCGTGTTCGCCCCGGGGCCGAAGAGCAGCGGTTCGGCTGCCATCTCGTGA
- a CDS encoding bifunctional DNA primase/polymerase, with the protein MHPLAPGRKTPAANCSDCRANAHAATGCPCLRSGRWCHSFHAATLNQDRIQQWWGQHPEFGTGVSCGPAGLVVIDIDAHGTEPPARDRILPGIPIGDQVDLSGLANGFHTLAVLAALRGQQSPADDTTTLRVRTPSGGLHVWYRATSNRQWKSSAGSSPGRALAWQVDIRAHGSYIIAPGTTTIHGSYTPIGEAREPAALPLWLAQELDRTGHSPAPAVPAPRAVPPRAQQAVLAAGGRRSQTEHTLAAILAPVAACGQIAQGAGFSDTLNRAAYTLGGLIAAGRLLQQEAEQALKDTAAAARPGQELRIEQIIRSGLTAGLKKPLHATGRRP; encoded by the coding sequence GTGCACCCCCTCGCCCCAGGCCGCAAGACACCGGCCGCGAACTGCAGCGACTGCCGTGCCAACGCCCACGCAGCGACCGGCTGCCCCTGTCTGCGCTCAGGCCGCTGGTGCCACAGCTTCCACGCGGCCACCCTCAACCAAGACCGCATCCAGCAGTGGTGGGGGCAGCACCCGGAGTTCGGCACCGGCGTCTCCTGCGGCCCGGCAGGCCTGGTCGTCATCGACATCGACGCTCACGGCACCGAGCCCCCGGCGCGAGACCGGATCCTGCCCGGCATCCCCATCGGCGACCAAGTCGACCTCTCCGGCCTCGCCAACGGCTTCCACACCCTCGCCGTCCTCGCAGCCCTCCGCGGCCAGCAGAGCCCCGCCGACGACACCACCACCCTGCGCGTGCGCACCCCCTCCGGAGGCCTCCACGTCTGGTACAGGGCCACCAGCAACCGCCAATGGAAGTCCTCCGCCGGCTCCAGCCCCGGCCGCGCCCTGGCCTGGCAGGTAGACATCCGAGCCCACGGCAGCTACATCATTGCCCCTGGCACCACAACCATCCACGGCAGTTACACCCCCATCGGTGAAGCCCGCGAGCCAGCGGCCCTTCCCTTGTGGCTCGCACAAGAACTCGACCGCACCGGACACTCGCCCGCGCCCGCCGTTCCCGCTCCCCGGGCCGTCCCGCCCCGCGCCCAGCAGGCTGTCCTTGCCGCCGGCGGCCGACGCAGCCAAACCGAGCACACCCTCGCCGCGATCCTGGCGCCCGTTGCAGCCTGCGGCCAGATCGCACAGGGCGCAGGCTTCTCCGACACCCTCAACCGGGCCGCCTACACCCTCGGCGGCCTCATCGCCGCCGGTCGCCTCCTCCAACAGGAAGCCGAACAGGCACTCAAAGACACCGCCGCCGCAGCCCGCCCAGGCCAGGAACTGCGCATCGAACAGATCATCCGCAGCGGCCTCACCGCAGGCCTGAAGAAACCCCTCCACGCCACAGGGAGGCGCCCGTGA